One region of Mangifera indica cultivar Alphonso chromosome 3, CATAS_Mindica_2.1, whole genome shotgun sequence genomic DNA includes:
- the LOC123210195 gene encoding probable LRR receptor-like serine/threonine-protein kinase At1g67720 produces the protein MTFLLLLSLLSLLSLSLFQNSGATLSGTFIDCGALVGSTIDGIRWLPDTDYVGSGTPKNITANVTVETLSTVRSFPKELNRKFCYEVPVFRGARYMVRATYYYGGVNGYNSPPVFDQMVDGTFWGVVNTTADYEQGLSSYYEGVFLAQGKTMSVCIGSNNYTDSDPFISALEFVALEDSVYNATDFSQHVLSLVSRTSFGYNGTDIIKYPDDEFNRYWEPFRDNAHMDTIAGNNNVSVSGFWNLPPKKIFDMALASGPEQPMEFIWPPVLLANSNYCIALYFADNPDSVLDGGSRTFDIFINHVPYYRNLTVKPDGAVVFAKEWPLSGATNITLNSVAGSNKGPLINGGEIFHVLDLGRRTLTRDVIALDEFKKSLQNPPLDWNGDPCLPQQYTWTGLTCSYERRVRVVTLNLTNMGLSGTLSPNISRLSALNSILLGNNSFSGMIPDLSPLSKLEKLHLEDNRFSGEIPQSLGNIPGLRELFLQNNNLTGEIPSSLLNKSELNLKTSPGNQLSSPPPS, from the exons ATGACCTTCCTTCTCCTTCTTTCTCTCCTCTCTCTTCTCTCGCTCTCCCTCTTTCAAAATTCTGGTGCAACTCTTTCAGGCACTTTTATTGATTGCGGTGCGCTGGTGGGGTCCACAATCGACGGAATACGATGGCTTCCAGACACCGATTACGTCGGGAGTGGGACCCCCAAGAACATCACGGCAAACGTCACGGTGGAGACTCTTTCCACCGTTCGATCGTTCCCGAAAGAGCTCAACCGCAAATTCTGTTACGAAGTTCCCGTGTTTCGCGGGGCGAGGTATATGGTGAGGGCCACTTACTACTACGGAGGGGTCAACGGTTATAATTCCCCCCCGGTGTTTGATCAGATGGTGGACGGGACTTTCTGGGGCGTGGTCAATACGACGGCGGATTACGAGCAAGGGTTGTCGTCGTATTATGAGGGAGTCTTTTTGGCTCAAGGGAAGACTATGAGTGTGTGTATCGGGTCTAATAATTATACGGACTCTGACCCGTTTATTTCAGCTCTGGAGTTTGTGGCTCTGGAAGATTCGGTTTATAACGCCACGGATTTTAGCCAGCATGTGCTCAGTTTGGTTTCCAGGACTAGCTTTGGATACAATGGAACAGACATCATTAA ATATCCTGATGATGAATTCAATCGATATTGGGAGCCATTTAGAGACAATGCCCATATGGATACTATAGCAGGAAACAACAATGTATCTGTTTCTGGCTTCTGGAATCTCCCACctaagaaaatatttgacatGGCATTGGCAAGTGGCCCAGAACAACCAATGGAATTCATATGGCCTCCAGTGCTACTTGCAAATTCAAACTACTGCATTGCACTATATTTTGCAGATAATCCTGATTCTGTCTTAGATGGGGGGTCAAGGACGTTTGACATTTTTATAAATCACGTACCATACTATAGAAACCTGACTGTGAAACCAGATGGAGCTGTTGTCTTTGCTAAAGAGTGGCCTCTTTCTGGTGCCACCAATATTACTTTGAATTCTGTTGCTGGTTCAAACAAAGGTCCTCTAATCAATGGTGGAGAGATCTTTCATGTGTTGGACCTTGGAAGGAGAACTCTCACCCGAGATG TAATAGCATTAGACGAGTTTAAGAAGAGCCTCCAGAACCCTCCACTTGATTGGAATGGCGATCCTTGTTTGCCCCAACAATACACATGGACTGGACTTACTTGCTCTTATGAACGCCGAGTTCGTGTAGTTACCTT aAATTTGACGAATATGGGTCTGTCAGGAACATTGTCACCCAATATTTCCAGATTGTCAGCCCTGAATAGCAT CTTGCTTGGAAACAACAGCTTTTCTGGAATGATTCCTGATCTCAGTCCCTTATCAAAGCTGGAGAAGTT GCATTTGGAAGACAACCGATTCAGTGGAGAGATTCCTCAATCCCTCGGAAACATACCAGGCTTGCGTGAACT ATTCttacaaaacaataatttgaCTGGTGAAATCCCCAGTAGTCTCCTCAACAAATCTGAATTAAACCTCAA GACTTCTCCTGGAAATCAACTTTCTTCTCCACCACCATCTTGA
- the LOC123211794 gene encoding ARM REPEAT PROTEIN INTERACTING WITH ABF2-like has product MDSQRRHDQSVPERKGQKRKLEEEIVLEDEQQQQQREASSSSSVPSSDARQALLCEVSAQVNILNTAFSWLEADRAAAKRATHVLAELAKNEEVVNWIVEGGAVPALVKHLQAPPTTETDRGTKAFEHEVEKGSAFALGLLAVKPEHQQLIADNGALSHLVNLLKRHKDSCGSRAVNGVIRRAADAITNLAHENSSIKTRVRMEGGIPPLVELLEFTDAKVQRAAAGALRTLAFKNDENKNQIVECNALPTLILMLRSEDAAIHYEAVGVIGNLVHSSPNIKKEVLAAGALQPVIGLLSSCCSESQREAALLLGQFAATDSDCKVHIVQRGAVRPLIEMLQSPDVQLREMSTFALGRLAQDTHNQAGIAHNGGLVPLLKLLDSKNGSLQHNAAFALYGLADNEDNVSDFIRVGGVQKLQDGEFIVQATKDCVAKTLKRLEEKIHGRVLNHLLYMMRVAEKSVQRRVALALAHLCSPEDQRTIFIDNGGLELLLGLLGSTSTKQQLDSAVALYKLANKAMTPSPMDAAPPSPTPQVYLGEQYVNNATLSDVIFLVEGKRFYAHRICLLASSDAFRAMFDGGYREKDARDIEIPNIRWEVFELMMRFIYTGSVDVTLDIAQDLLRAADQYLLEGLKRLCEYTIAQDITLENVYSMYELSEAFNAISLRHTCVLFILEQFDKLSARPGHSHLIQRILPEIHNYFAKALTKPSQHMRL; this is encoded by the exons ATGGATTCGCAGAGACGCCACGACCAGAGCGTTCCAGAGAGGAAGGGTCAAAAGCGGAAATTAGAGGAAGAAATAGTCCTCGAAGACGAACAGCAGCAGCAACAACGAGAggcttcttcatcttcttctgtACCATCCTCCGATGCGCGGCAAGCTTTATTGTGCGAGGTTAGTGCGCAGGTTAATATCCTTAACACCGCTTTCTCTTGGCTCGAAGCTGATCGCGCCGCCGCCAAACGCGCCACTCATGTCCTTGCTGAGCTCGCCAAAAACG AGGAGGTTGTGAACTGGATTGTTGAAGGAGGTGCCGTTCCGGCTCTGGTGAAGCATCTGCAGGCGCCGCCGACAACTGAAACTGACCGTGGTACAAAGGCGTTTGAGCATGAAGTGGAGAAAGGAAGCGCTTTCGCGCTTGGTCTTCTCGCTGTGAAG CCAGAGCATCAACAACTTATAGCTGACAATGGGGCCTTGTCACATCTTGTGAATTTGCTGAAGAGGCACAAGGACAGTTGTGGTTCCCGTGCAGTCAATGGTGTCATCAGAAGAGCTGCTGATGCTATTACCAACCTTGCTCATGAGAATAGCAGCATTAAAACACGTGTCAG GATGGAAGGTGGGATTCCACCTCTTGTTGAGTTGCTTGAATTTACTGATGCAAAGGTGCAAAGAGCAGCTGCTGGAGCCCTGCGAACTTTGGCatttaaaaatgatgaaaacaaaaatcag ATcgtggaatgcaatgctcttcctACCCTCATTCTAATGCTTCGATCTGAAGATGCTGCCATACATTATGAAGCA GTTGGAGTGATTGGAAATCTTGTACACTCTTCCCCAAATATTAAGAAAGAAGTTCTTGCTGCTGGAGCATTGCAACCTGTCATCGGCTTACTTAG CTCCTGCTGCTCTGAGAGCCAAAGGGAAGCGGCTTTATTACTTGGACAGTTTGCTGCAACTGATTCGGATTGCAAG GTTCACATTGTACAAAGGGGTGCTGTTCGGCCTTTAATTGAGATGCTCCAATCACCTGATGTGCAACTGAGGGAAATGTCAACCTTTGCCTTGGGGAGATTGGCACAg GACACACACAACCAAGCTGGAATTGCTCATAATGGTGGTTTAGTGCCATTGCTGAAGCTTCTTGATTCAAAAAATGGTTCTCTGCAACATAATGCTGCATTTGCTCTTTATGGTCTTGCTGATAATGAG GATAATGTATCTGATTTTATTAGGGTGGGAGGTGTGCAAAAGCTTCAGGATGGAGAATTTATTGTTCAA GCAACAAAGGATTGTGTAGCAAAGACATTGAAAAGATTGGAAGAGAAGATTCATGGACGA GTTTTGAACCATTTGTTGTACATGATGCGTGTGGCAGAGAAGTCTGTCCAAAGACGAGTTGCTTTGGCTCTTGCTCATCTTTGTTCCCCTGAAGATCAGAGAACCATATTCATTGACAATGGTG GATTGGAATTGCTTCTTGGGCTTCTTGGTTCTACAAGCACTAAACAGCAACTTGACAGTGCTGTGGCTCTTTACAAGTTGGCCAACAAAGCAATGACACCTTCTCCCATGGATGCAGCTCCCCCCTCTCCAACACCACAG GTCTACTTAGGCGAGCAGTATGTAAACAATGCTACCTTGTCAGATGTTATCTTTCTAGTGGAAG GTAAACGGTTTTATGCCCATCGAATATGTCTACTTGCTTCTTCAGATGCATTTCGTGCAATGTTTGATGGTGGTTACCGG GAGAAGGATGCTAGAGACATTGAAATTCCTAATATTAGATGGGAGGTTTTCGAGTTGATGATGAG ATTTATATACACTGGATCTGTAGATGTTACATTGGATATTGCACAAGATCTCCTCAGAGCTGCTGATCAATATCTCTTGGAGGGACTTAAGCGACTCTGTGAATACACAATTGCTCAG gATATAACGTTGGAGAATGTTTACAGCATGTATGAACTTTCAGAAGCTTTCAATGCTATATCATTGAGGCATACATGTGTCTTGTTTATCTTAGAGCAGTTTGATAAACTCAGTGCAAGACCCGG GCATTCCCATCTGATCCAGCGTATTTTACCCGAGATCCATAATTACTTTGCGAAAGCTCTCACCAAACCTAGCCAACATATGCGGCTATAG
- the LOC123210130 gene encoding 2-hydroxyisoflavanone dehydratase-like — protein sequence MPYYTSSSQSKHISELPFFTLNTSFPSLNMGSIDKEVVSELPPFFRVYKDGTVERTRGSPIVPPSAEDPETGVSSKDITISEDPRILARVYLPKLSEPTTQKLPILVYYHGGGFCIESAFSLVETRLMNSLVSEAKIVAISIEYRLAPENPIPGIYEDCWSALQWVASHSVAEDGSCIKSLNQEPWLSTFGNFEKAFVGGDSSGGNVAHNILMRAGKESLPGGVKIYGGLLTHPYFWGSKPVGSEPTENRDKIPSDQVWRFLYPTAPGGLDNPMMNFCAPDAPSLAQLGCSRLLVSAAEKDELWNRCVLYYNMVKESGWPGEVELVAVEGEEHAFHILNYESENAKKMIKRLASFLLK from the exons ATGCCATATTATACGTCATCAAGCCAGTCAAAACACATTTCCGAGCTACCTTTCTTCACACTTAACACATCTTTTCCATCTCTGAATATGGGTTCCATAGACAAGGAAGTAGTTTCAGAGCTTCCCCCATTTTTCCGTGTTTACAAAGATGGCACTGTTGAGCGAACCAGAGGCTCTCCGATTGTGCCTCCGTCAGCTGAAGACCCGGAAACTGGAGTCTCGTCCAAAGACATAACTATTTCTGAAGACCCCAGAATCTTAGCCAGAGTCTATCTTCCAAAACTCAGCGAACCCACCACTCAAAAGCTCCCAATCTTGGTCTACTACCATGGCGGAGGCTTCTGCATTGAATCTGCCTTCTCTTTAGTCGAAACCAGACTGATGAACTCCCTGGTTAGCGAAGCGAAAATAGTCGCAATATCAATAGAGTATCGTCTGGCTCCTGAAAACCCCATACCTGGGATTTATGAAGACTGCTGGAGTGCTCTCCAATGGGTTGCTTCCCATTCTGTTGCCGAAGACGGCAGCTGCATCAAGTCGCTTAATCAG GAGCCATGGCTATCAACTTTCGGAAACTTTGAAAAAGCTTTCGTCGGCGGTGACAGTTCAGGAGGCAACGTTGCGCACAATATACTCATGCGGGCCGGCAAAGAAAGCCTGCCTGGCGGTGTGAAAATCTACGGAGGTCTTTTGACTCACCCGTATTTTTGGGGCTCTAAGCCAGTTGGGTCAGAGCCTACCGAAAATAGGGATAAGATTCCGTCTGATCAAGTTTGGAGGTTTTTGTATCCAACCGCGCCAGGCGGCCTCGATAATCCGATGATGAATTTCTGTGCCCCCGATGCGCCCAGCTTGGCTCAATTGGGGTGTTCTCGGTTGCTGGTGAGCGCTGCTGAGAAGGATGAGCTGTGGAACAGATGTGTTCTGTATTATAACATGGTGAAGGAAAGTGGGTGGCCTGGAGAGGTGGAGCTTGTTGCTGTCGAGGGCGAGGAACATGCCTTCCATATCCTGAATTATGAGTCTGAAAATGCCAAGAAAATGATCAAACGCTTGGCTTCTTTTCTTCTCAAGTAG
- the LOC123210253 gene encoding 40S ribosomal protein S16-like, with the protein MRSLLLGFQVTTKHTSATPNMAAIASAPGQVESVQCFGRKKTAVAVTYCKRGRGLIKINGCPIELVEPEILRFKAYEPILLLGRHRFAGVDMRIRVKGGGHTSQIYAIRQSIAKALVAFYQKFVDEQSKKEIKDILVRYDRTLLVADPRRCEPKKFGGRGARARFQKSYR; encoded by the coding sequence ATGCGGAGTCTTTTGTTAGGATTTCAAGTCACCACCAAGCACACAAGCGCTACACCAAATATGGCTGCTATTGCTTCAGCTCCTGGTCAAGTCGAGTCCGTACAATGTTTCGGCCGCAAAAAGACGGCCGTTGCCGTGACCTACTGCAAGCGCGGGCGCGGTTTGATCAAGATTAACGGCTGCCCTATTGAGTTGGTGGAGCCGGAGATCCTCCGATTCAAGGCGTACGAGCCTATCCTATTGCTTGGACGACATCGTTTCGCGGGAGTTGACATGCGTATCAGAGTGAAAGGAGGAGGACACACTTCTCAGATCTACGCAATCCGTCAGAGCATCGCAAAGGCATTGGTAGCGTTTTACCAGAAGTTCGTGGACGAGCAGAGCAAGAAGGAGATTAAGGATATTCTAGTTAGGTATGATAGGACTTTGCTTGTTGCTGATCCAAGGCGCTGTGAGCCTAAGAAGTTTGGAGGACGTGGTGCCAGAGCTAGGTTCCAGAAATCTTATCGTTGA